tctcgatgtggaggagcaggggctctactctgagctcctcccgggtgaccgagcttctcaccctatctctaagggatcgcccggccaccctgcggagaaagctcatttcggccgcctgtatccgggatcttgtcctttcggtcatgacccaaagctcatgaccataggtgagagtaggaacgtagattgactggtaaatcgagagcttcgccttgcggctcagctctttcttcaccacgacagaccgatacatcgactgcattactgcagaagctgcaccgatccgtctgtcaatctcccgttccatccttccctcactcgtgaacaagacccctagatacttaaactcctccacttgaggcaggcactctccaccaacctgaagcgggcaagccacccttttccgactgaggaccatggcctcggatttggaggtactgattttcatccccaccgcttcacactcggctgcaaaccgtcccagcgcatgctgaaggtcctggttagaaggggccaacacgacaacatcatctgcaaaaagcagagacgaaattgtgtggtccccaaacctgacaccctccggcccctggctgcgcctagaaattctgtccataaaaattacgaacagaaccagtgacaaagggcagccctgccggagtccaacatgcactgggaacaagtctgacttactgccggcaatgcggaccaagctcctgcttcggttgtacagggacctgacagcccttagcaaaggacccaggaccccatattccccaagcaccctccacaagatgccgcgagggacacagtcgaatgccttctccaaatccacaaaacacatgtggattggttgggcaaactcccatgaaccctccaacaacccgtagagggtatagagctggtccagtgttccacggcccggacgaaaaccacactgttcctcctgaatccgaggttctactatcggccgtattctcctctccagtaccctggcatagactttcccggggaggctgagaagtgtgatccccctatagttggaacacaccctccggtcccccttcttaaaaagagggaccaccaccccggtctgccatcccagaggcactgtccccgaccgccacgcgatgttgcacaggcgtgtcaaccaagacagccccacaacatccagagacttgaggtactcagggcggatctcatccacccccggtgccttgccaccgaggagtttcttgaccacctcagtgacttcagcccgggtgatggacgagtccacctctgagccctcatcctctgcttcctcaatggaagaagtgacagcgggattgaggagatcctcgaagtattccttccaccgcccgacgacatcctcagttgaggtcaacagctgcccacctctactgtaaacagcgttggtagggcactgtttccctctcctgaggcgccggatggtttgccagaatctcttcgaggccagccgatagtccttctccatggcctcaccgaactcctcccaggcccgagtttttgcctccacaaccacccgggctgcagcccgcttggcctgtcggtacccgtcagctgcgtcaggagtcccacaagccaaccaggcctgataggactccttcttcagcttgacggcatcccttacttccagtgtccaccaccgggttcggggattgccgcctcgacaggcaccggagaccttacggccacagctccgagcggccgcttcgacaatggcggtggagaacatcgtccactcggactcaatatctccagcctccctcgggatccagtcgaagctctgccggaggtgggagttgaagatctctctgacaggagactcggccagacgttcccagcagacccttacagtacgcttgggcctgccgagtctgtccagcttcttcccccgccatcggatccaactcaccaccaggtggtgatcagttgacagctccgcccctctcttcacccgagtgtccaagacatacgaccgcaggtcagatgagacgacaacaaagtcgaacatcgacctgcggcctagggtgtcctggtgccacgtgcactgatggacacccttatgcttgaacatggtgttcgttatggacaaactgtgactagcacagaagtccaataactgaacaccactcgggttcagatcaggggggccgttcctcccaatcacgcccctccaggtgtcactgtcgttgcccacgtgggcgttgaagtcccccagtagaacaatagagtccccagtcggagcactttccagcacccctcccagagactccaagaaggtcgggtactctgcactgccgttcggcccgtaggcacaaacaacagtgagctataagcaaacccacaccagcccgccgcctctcaccatgggcaactccagagtggtgaagagtccatcctctctcaaggagtgtggttccagagcccaagctgtgcgtagaggtgatcccgactacctctaatcggaacctctcaacctcacgcactaactcaggctccttccccgccagcgaggtgacattccacgtccctagagctagtttccgtgtccagagatcgggttgtctaggcccctgccttcgactgccgcccgatcctcttcgcaccggccccttatggtccctcctgtgggtggtgagcccacgggagggcggccccacgtcgcccgttcgggctgagcccggccgggccccatgggggaaggcccggccaccaggcgctcgcatacgagccccaaccccgggcctggctccagggtggggccccggctgcgccataccgggcgacgtcacggtactcataatgttgttcttcattaaggggggtttgaacctaGAAGGGGggtttgtgactagaatattaccagagagttgagaaggagcaaggatctttgatattactgtactgaaatcgtttccagctagctaggctatgtttactgcaccagccggtgttcacccagcgaactgagacttgataagtcatattctataacactgacttagattacaactgactcaagaatgctattgtagaaataaagcaaatattactggtataacattggccagctaattatatatttatataaataaaagacggtattatcattgttgggctgtactagcttagctagtaacttagtattttggtggtagcttcactatttccagaatcaagtaacttttcagtaatagtaactcctttatttatcaagtagcttggccacacaagctacttttcttgtcatgttaAATTAGCACAAcctaaagtagcttcctatgtaatgaactagcctactgctgtgtttgtgttacttagcttgctacatttgactgggtggtagcttttgtgtagtgaagctttattcatgacagagtaactaatagcttaactcactgcaatttccaagtaacttgcccaacactgtgtattattaacgtgtaattcaccctaacaaaagtaagttacctctcatgtctcatacccaccccacttaaaataaaggcaacagaacatctgatagtagaatggttttcaaacaagcttattatttagttcagcggtatgtgctcacctacaggttcagccaagatcacttggagctcctatttaattcaatcagagcgtcaggtagggttggtgttcttttaattacaattttgaaaatatacctaatgaatatctttgtcttgtgagtaatgtatgtattgtgtgcctgttttccatataaggagggtggaataacaatccatcggcacttccaggccatcttctgccgcctgatggttcggtgtggtgtctcacctgtgtaaagcactatataaatataatgtattattattattttaataaggtgctgagtgctgcagagagggtgatctgccaagcttcaccaatgccagctcctaaggtgtcgacagtcacagacatcgtccgggaggagattggaacggaggatgttttaCTGCTtagggaacacattgaggagactcagtttggcatcgacaaccatcattctgacttgttgtcattggttgtgtctgtgtttctcaaaataaggctgcaccacattaccaaactcacctctcttgaactgcagaaagggagcacgaggaagaactgtcctctttcaggggttttagagcgtgtgctTGTGTATAATGAGGTTTATtatgtccttgtgtttgtgattttcttagccctgatctctttccctctgggttctgaaaagcactcggaactgtgttttgaaaattgctacattaattaagacttttcaagggagtttcaacaaagtaaatgtgcagtttaaataaaaacggtcacttttcatttaatcctgctattttagactgggacccatgtgtgtatgttgggatgggggctgtgaaatgagagagagaaatatatatgtctgactttactgccactatttacacattatgtgtttcaatcagaatgatagtcaaactggaaatgttcctgtttttctccctttttggggtttaTGTTCACAGTtgaatataaaactatgaatattaaaataagctgaaccatgtgtcctgtatcatagctacatatatgacctttgcagcaaaaaaaacccgcgtgaaaatcagtaaggtattcactgaggtatgattaattaaatgcgctgacagctcgtttcacctgccaaaacaattacattgaGTGGAGTGGCGGACCtgtccaagatggcggtcccacggctcgtcagcgccagtaggcagtagcggtcgatgcggcgtctactctttattatgtctatggttaaGACAGTCAGGAATGATGACAGAGCACTTGGCTAGCTAACTAGATATTGATACCGTAACCTTACGTTTAGTAGTAATGGTATCAGCTACACATTCTTGTTAAGTTTGGTCATACTTTGCTGTCCGGCTCCAACAACTGTTAACGTTACTAGCACTTAGCCTAACGTACTAACCTGCAGCTGGCCTCATTCAACATAGGTAGCTACTTCTCTTCCGGACTCGTTAATGTTCCCCCAACGTCCTCATTaaagtttgaaatgtaattgttagtTATTTCTGGTAAATTAGCTATCAGTTAAATCGGTTGTCCACAACGACGGTTTGATCAACATATCGTTATGTtgttaaagaaatacaaatattaccGTAGGAAATGACGTAACTCAATTAACCAGTTTACCCTGCACGGGTTCTATCTAGTGGTAGGCATAAACACTCCAGTGtaccaaacatacattttttctaacattttattttctagcTTAGTTTTAATACAATAGAGCCTcttcaaaaaaatgtattaagcaTAAGGCTTGTGCACAGCGACTATAACAATAAACTCCTTTTTGTCACTTTTTAAACAATACAAATGatacacatttttaatttttttaatttgttttagagATTTGTTTAGGGAAACATAGATGGAATCATGTAAGCTACATATAGTTGTAGCCCAGCCAGACATTTCGTTCCTTTTAAATCTTCTGATTCAAAAGACCTTCATTTACTTTTGCTTACTAAAGAAAATGACAATAGAATCAGAAAAGGCATCACATAgtattaattataataaaagtGTATAATACAACAGATATTGGCTTCGCGCAACCAAGACAAATGAAAAGTTCATTTCTAGAATGAAGTCACCATGCTTTTGTATTCTGGAATTTATACTTAAAGGACAATTTATAACTCCGGTGGATGTCAAACATTCACACCATTTCATTTTGGCACTTCAAACCAACACATATGTAGTTCCCTGAACCAACATAACTTGCAAAAActttcaattaattattttacaatgcaAAGGATTCAAATGAGTACTTAAGAGTTGATCAAAGACACAGcaccaaaaatgtaaaagatcATCCATACAGCACAGCTCTGTGGTTATGCAATTGTCTGTAACTCAGCAGTTTTGGAATGTATTATGATGGAACAGTGCATGGCTTTCTTTCTCAATGTAGACGTGACACCAGTCTATATTTGCATTTGATCGATTTATGTAAGGCACAAGGCAAAGATGACAAGTATGTGCTTACCCTGTTTGGCATGACATGCATGTGGGTGTTTTACATAAAACATGTCTTGAAGGCAGATCTGTCCCAGGCATGAaaataatgtgattggttaactCAATGGAGATGGCAGAACTTGCATTTTGAACAGGCTGAATGCTCTGAGATTACttaactgtttaaaatgtaaatttcaaTTGACTAACTTGGGACCTAAGCTTTTAAGCTCTGCCTTCTCCATCAAGGTAACCAATTACATTTATCTGCCTTCAAGATATGTGTAAGTGAAACTCCCAACTCAGTTTGGTGCTGCCAAAGAGGGGAAAATAATAATTGGAAGAAGGAATGGACTGATGGTAGGTAGTTGATCATCTTTGGTCTTGTGAAGGACCATGAAACCACTTGATGTGTAGAGGAATGCTGGATACAGGCAATGGTGTTAGGAGTCCTGATATTACATTCCCATTCGAATGCTCTGAATGATCTGGAAGAttgctgaaataaaatatgaaagttGATTAAGCATCAACCTGATGAGACATTGCAATGAAATCATCCCTTAAATAGGGCCCTAAATTCAAATGGAAAAACTAACACCTCGATTGTGGGTTATGATACTACTAAATGTTAGGTTGATTCCTGTATTGCACTTCTAGAAAGGAAATTCCGATATGCATGAGTGAGatacaacacattttgtttgttgtgcaTTTAAATACAAAGGCTACCTGATGCTTCTATAAAAGAGCACAGGGGGCTTAGATTAGCATATAATTAATTTGGAAAAAATTGGGTTCTCTAGACAGCAGTAGCCTGTTGTCTATGGTATcagtattttaaataatgatatCACGATTTTAATCCCACAGCCAACACCCTTGCCTTGTGAGCTAACACTCCTGCTTGACTGACTTAGCTGAGAATTACTATTGAGTAACACTGTACTTGCAAAGAGAACGCTCTAACTGTAAGTCcctctggataagtgtctgctACATAGCTTTTATGTAAATTTTATTGCTCACTGTACAGCAAACACAACAAGCCAAAGGAGAATGTTGGATAGGaccttgaaaatgtattaccaCATCGCTTCCATATAGTCATAAGGTCCAGATGATATAAATAAAACGACATTCAGACAGCAAGTAACAATTGTACCTAGTATAAGTCATTTAAAAACTATGTCAACAACCAAAGGGGTCAAAGCTCAAGGTTTGGGTGAGACAGTAACGTCACCTGACCCTGGCTTTTGGGGCTTTGGGAACACGGGTGGGTGTTTGCTCTAAACTACGTCGGACATCACTTACTTCAAAGACGTTTATTCTATCATAATTATTGTACCAACCTGTGCTACATAGCTGTACGGGGAAACAACGTGATTAGAAAATTCACCTGATCCGCAGACGACAAAGATGAATAAAGCTAACAGCCACGGTCCCACTGCCACCTTGTCATCACCTGGATTTCTCTGCAGAAATGGATTAGAACAAAATTCCCATTCACACAATGTTATTCTAAACATTCTTTAATATTTTGAATCCATTTAGCAAGCACCTAGATACAGAGTCTGTTATTTCTATGCAAGATAGAGACGTCGCTTTTTAAAGCTAATACTACTGAGCATTGATTGTACGCCAAAACTTACCGTGGATTTGGCCACATTGCCTCTTAGCGTGATGTTTTTGCTGTGTTTCTCGTTGGCCATGCGTATTCTCTGTTTTGCCACCATGATTTAAgcttgttttggtttttgtctATTGAAAATTACCTACTTTCAGATGTCAAATGCAGACAGTAGGCTAAATTCCAGAGATGGATCGCGGTTCAGAGATGTGTGGCCGAATTGCTCGAACTTGTCTACGTACACATAAACTAGACCACTCCCACACAGGAAGGATAGTCGTATGTACCACAGATTTACCGGTCTTCATTCGATACATTAAATTTATTCTAGTTAAAAAAAATCGAAAagcatttaattaaaattataattgtgtATATcgacatatatttttcttcttcgATTTAGGTGAACATTTGCTACATctatagagatggaaagaggactCTTTCTATGTCACTCATTATATGCTGTTTCAGAATGAGCATCGCTAATGAGTCCATATAACACATTGAAGtattttatttctgtcaaaTTAATTGGCTGATATACTTTTGGTTATATGATCGCGTGACTTAGCGTGTCACCAGGTGGGATCATCCAGTGGCCAACTAGGTCTTCAGGATGGGTCAGTCAAAAATTTCCCACCCAGTTAATTTCATAAAAACGCTGGATGACTGGCGATGTCCTTACGTTTCctcaattattttcaataaacttTATTGGCATGACGCACGTGTACATACTGCCAAAGTAAAATCACAATGTTAATCGCTGTCAGGTCTTCTAACCATCTCTATGGATTACTTTTGATGATGTGGCCAACATTCCAAAGCCCTGGGCATCCCTAAAGACACAACATTTCACCCAAGAGCGGAGACATATTATGGGGTCACACTAATAGTGTGCACGACATCATGCATGTTCCATTCTCTTTCTGGGAAGTGGCATCGGGGTATTTAATGGCTAGACAGAACTAACTGGAAAATAGCTGttgtacattttacaaatacaaaagatGGATTTAATTTTGaaattgaacaaaaacattttattaaaatgagtGACAGCCCCAGTAGTAGCTGATTCAAAATCGTTGAGTGCTGTCTTATTATGCTAGCTCATTATTTAGCTGAGTACAGTAACTCAACTACGTTTTCTCATAGACCTTTAATATTGAAAGCTTGAGCTCACAATCGGAAGAACTAAGCACATAAGTGTAATTTTGCAGctgttaatattttattatttcacatCAAAGAATATAATAGTTAACTTGAATAATGTCAACAACACTAATCCAATGGGTTACGTATAGATTGAATTTATGTTAATGTTACAGTTAATTTGAATAAGGACTTTGGCAATATGgagcatacatttattttatttatttattttta
The sequence above is a segment of the Esox lucius isolate fEsoLuc1 chromosome 1, fEsoLuc1.pri, whole genome shotgun sequence genome. Coding sequences within it:
- the LOC105029768 gene encoding stress-associated endoplasmic reticulum protein 1; the protein is MVAKQRIRMANEKHSKNITLRGNVAKSTRNPGDDKVAVGPWLLALFIFVVCGSAIFQIIQSIRMGM